The following nucleotide sequence is from uncultured Roseateles sp..
CGTTGATGAGCACCTGGTCGGTCATGGCGTCGTTCCCGGGGTTGTCAGGGCCGCGCTCAGGCCGGCAGGCCTGGCTTGGCAGCGCCCATCCAGTTGGCGAACTTCGGCGCCCGCGGCGGCTCGAAGCTGGTCTCGGCCTTGCAGCGCGCCTTCAGCTCTTCGATCGTGCCGCCGCGGTTGAACAGCTCGATGGGCGGCCGGCTTGCGGCGATCTCGGCACGCAAGGCCTCGGTGGCGGAGATGTCAACGCTGAAGTCCTCGCCCACCACCACGCCGTAGAGCCGTGCGCCGGCGCGGGACACCAGGCCGCGCTCAACGTCGGTGGCCACGCGCTCTGCCGGACGCTTCAGCGGGTCACCCCAGCCACCGCCACCCCAGGTGTTGAAGTACAGGACATCGCCCGGCACCACCTTGATGCGGTCGCATTTGGCGGGCAGCCATTCGCGGCTGCCATCGGCGCGCACCAGCTCCTTGTTGCTGCGCCCGCCGGGGTTGCCGCCGTTGACGCCCCAGGGATAGGTCAGCCAGCGGTCGTCGTGGATGGAAATCTCGCCCGGCTCCAGGAATTCGTAGGCGGTGCACACGCCGTTGCCGCCGCGATGCAGCCCGGCGCCGCCGGAGTCGGCGATCGCCTCGTAGCGCACGATGCGCAGCGGGAAGTAGCTCTCCAGGAACTCGTTGGGCACGTTGGTGAAGGCGGGCCACAGCGAGTGCCCGTCCGGGCCGTCACCGGAGGGCCGGCCGGGCACGCCGCCGAAGCCGATCTGGAACAGCTGATACCACTCGCCGTTCTTGTCGTAGCCGGAGTACATCAGGTGCGGGCTGTCGGAGAAGCCGGCGGCGTTGAGCACCTCGGGCGAGCCCTGACCGAGCAGGCCGCCCATGATGTCGAAGATGCGGCCCAGCAGGTGGGTGCGGCAGGACAGCGCGGCCGGGCGCTTGGGCTTGAGGATGCTGCCCTCGGGGATCGTCACCTTGACCAGATCGTAGAAGCCGTCGTTGAAGAGGATCTGCGGGTCGAAGATGTTGATGAAGAAGGCACCCAGGAACATCTTGAACATTTCTTCGTTGAGGAAGAAATTGACCGAGCTGATCGACTGCGGGTCAGTGCCGGTGAAATCGAAATGCGCCACATCGCCTTCGCGCCAGAGGCTGCAGGCCACCTTGTAGGGGCCCATGCCGACGCCGTCGTCGTCGATGTAGTCCTCGAAGTAGGCCTTCTTCTCAGGTATCACCATCTTGATGATGGCGCTCATCGCATGGCGGTTGCGCTCCAGCATCTCGGCCATCGCCGCGATGTAGTGATCGACGCCGAAGCGCGTCACGATCTCGTGCACGCGGCGCTCGGCCAGGCGCAGCGAGGCCAGGATGGCGTTGAAGTCGGAGCGGTTCCATTCCGGCACGCGCGAGTTGCGCAGCAGCAGGTTCAGCAGCTCCTTGTTGAGCTGGCCCTTGCGCACAATCTTCACCGGCGGAATCTGCAGGCCTTCCTCGAAGATCTGCGCCGCGTCGGTAGGCAGGCTGCCGGGCACCTTGCCGCCGTTGTCGGTCATGTGGCCGAACATCGCGGCCCAGCTGACCAGGCGGCCGTCGTGAAAGATCGGCATCATCGTCAGCCAGTCGTTCAGGTGGCTGACCGCGCCGTTGCACGAGTAGGGATCGTTGGTCAGGAAGACGTCGCCCTCCTCGATCGTGTCCTCGTACTGAGACACGAAGCCGTGGATGAAGGAGCCGAACTGGCCGACGACCATCTTGCCGTCGTTGTTGGCGATCATCGGGAAGGCATCGTGCTGCTCGCGGATGCCGGGCGACATGGCGGTGCGGAACAGCACGGCGTCCATCTCGGCACGCGCATTGCGCAGCGCGTTCTCGATGATGTCCAGTGTGATCGAGTCCAGCTCGACCGATTGGAACGGCGCGCTGTTGGTCTGGATGATTTGTGCAGTCATGTCAGTGTCCTGTGGGTGGCGTTGGCGGCGGTCAGCAACGGGCTCAGGCGTTGGGACGGATGAGGATGTTGGCGACGGCGTCGACCTCGCCGGTGTGACCGGGCAGGATCAGCGTGGTCGTGTCCATCTGGCAGACGATGGCCGGACCGGGGACCCGGTCGCCGGCCTTCAGTCGTGCCCGGTCATAGATGCGGGCGTGGCGATCGGCGCCGTCGACGAAGACCATGGCCTCGTCGATCACCGCCTCGACCGGATCGCCATTGCCACGCGGCAGTTGCCCGGCGCGCACCTTGGTCTCCGGCCCCTGCACCACGGCGCGCAGGTTGACCACCTCGTGCGCCGCATCCAGGGCGAAGGTGAACAACTGCGTGTGCATCGCGTCGAAGCGCTGCGTCACGCCCGCGATGCCGTCGCGGACAAACTCGTCGCGCGTGACCGGCAGCGTCAGCCGCATGCCCTGGCCGCGGTAGCGGACGTCGATCTGGAACTGCACACTCTGCTGCGACGGCAGCAGGCCTTCGCCGAGCAGTGACTGCGAGGCGGTCTGGGTCAGCTCGTCGAGCAGGCCGATCAGCTCTTCATCGGTGGTTTCGGAAACGCGGCGCACAAAGGTGCGGGAGGCCTCGTCGCGCAGCCGGGTCGTCGCATCGCCGTAGGCGCACAGCACGCCCGGCGCCGGCGGGATGATCACCGGCCAGGAGCCCATCAGCCGGCCCAGCGCATTGGCGTGCAGGGGGCCGGCGCCGCCGAAGGCCACCAGCGCAAAGTCGCGCGGATCATGGCCTTGTTCGATGGACACAAGGCGCAGCGCGCCGAACATGTTCTCGTTGACGATGTTGATGACACCCTCGGCCGCCTCCTTGATCGACTTGCCCAGCGGCGTGGCAATCGTCGCCATGGCGGTCTCGGCCAGCGCGCGGTCGATCTTCATGTCGCCGCCCAGCCGGGATGACGAGGGCAGATAGCCCAGCACGACATTGGCGTCGGTCACGGTCGGCTTGTCGCCGCCCTTCATGTAGGCCGCCGGGCCAGGCGAGGCGCCGGCGCTTTGCGGGCCGACGCGCAGCGCCTTGGTCAGGTCGGGCACGTAGGCGATGGAGCCGCCGCCCGCGCCCACGGTGCGTACGTCGATCGACGGCGCACGCACGGTCACGTCGGACACCCGGGTCTCGCGCCGGGTCTGCGCCACGCCGTTCTCGATCAGCGCGACGTCGGTGGACGTGCCGCCCATGTCGAAGGTCAGCAGATTGCCAAAGCCGGATTCGCGTGCGATCCACTGCGCACCGGCCACACCGCCCGCGGGCCCGCTCATCAGCAGGTTGACCGGGCTCTTGCCCGCCGCCTCGACCGAGGACAGGCCGCCGTCCGAGCGCAGCACATGCAGTTGCACGTCCTTCATCTTGGATTTCAGCTCGCGGTGCAGGTTGTCGATGTAGCGGGACACGACCGGGCGGATGTAGGAGTTCACGACCGTCGTCTCGGCCCGTTCGTACTCATACATTTCGGGGATCACCTCCGACGAGATCGACACCGGCACGCCCGGCATCACCTGCTCGGCAATCTCGCGCACCTGCTGCTCGTGGCTGCCATTCGCATAGGCATTCACCAGGCAGACGGTCAGCGCCTCGATGTTCTTGGCCTTCAGCGCGGTGAGCGCCTTCTTCATCGCATCGACGTCGAGCGCTTTGACCACCTCGCCGCGCGCATCCAGCCGCTCATCTGCCTCGACGGTCAGCTCCAGCGGCGCCATCAGCGCGCGCTTGTTGTAGATCACCCAGCCGCCCAGACCGCCCGGCACGAAGGAGCGCGCGATCTGCAGGACATTGCGGTAGCCGGAGGTGGTGACCAGGCCGACCCGCGCGCCCTTGCCTTCGAGCACGGTGTTGGTGGCGACCGTCGTGCCGTGCATCACATGGGTGATGTGCGAGGGGTCGATGCCGTTTTGCTCGCAGATCTTGGCGATGCCGTTGAGCACGCCGATGGACGAGTCGGCCGGAGTTG
It contains:
- a CDS encoding hydantoinase B/oxoprolinase family protein, whose product is MTAQIIQTNSAPFQSVELDSITLDIIENALRNARAEMDAVLFRTAMSPGIREQHDAFPMIANNDGKMVVGQFGSFIHGFVSQYEDTIEEGDVFLTNDPYSCNGAVSHLNDWLTMMPIFHDGRLVSWAAMFGHMTDNGGKVPGSLPTDAAQIFEEGLQIPPVKIVRKGQLNKELLNLLLRNSRVPEWNRSDFNAILASLRLAERRVHEIVTRFGVDHYIAAMAEMLERNRHAMSAIIKMVIPEKKAYFEDYIDDDGVGMGPYKVACSLWREGDVAHFDFTGTDPQSISSVNFFLNEEMFKMFLGAFFINIFDPQILFNDGFYDLVKVTIPEGSILKPKRPAALSCRTHLLGRIFDIMGGLLGQGSPEVLNAAGFSDSPHLMYSGYDKNGEWYQLFQIGFGGVPGRPSGDGPDGHSLWPAFTNVPNEFLESYFPLRIVRYEAIADSGGAGLHRGGNGVCTAYEFLEPGEISIHDDRWLTYPWGVNGGNPGGRSNKELVRADGSREWLPAKCDRIKVVPGDVLYFNTWGGGGWGDPLKRPAERVATDVERGLVSRAGARLYGVVVGEDFSVDISATEALRAEIAASRPPIELFNRGGTIEELKARCKAETSFEPPRAPKFANWMGAAKPGLPA
- a CDS encoding hydantoinase/oxoprolinase family protein, which encodes MSQSAVTPYRLGVDVGGTFTDLLLINETSGETFSAKVPSTPADSSIGVLNGIAKICEQNGIDPSHITHVMHGTTVATNTVLEGKGARVGLVTTSGYRNVLQIARSFVPGGLGGWVIYNKRALMAPLELTVEADERLDARGEVVKALDVDAMKKALTALKAKNIEALTVCLVNAYANGSHEQQVREIAEQVMPGVPVSISSEVIPEMYEYERAETTVVNSYIRPVVSRYIDNLHRELKSKMKDVQLHVLRSDGGLSSVEAAGKSPVNLLMSGPAGGVAGAQWIARESGFGNLLTFDMGGTSTDVALIENGVAQTRRETRVSDVTVRAPSIDVRTVGAGGGSIAYVPDLTKALRVGPQSAGASPGPAAYMKGGDKPTVTDANVVLGYLPSSSRLGGDMKIDRALAETAMATIATPLGKSIKEAAEGVINIVNENMFGALRLVSIEQGHDPRDFALVAFGGAGPLHANALGRLMGSWPVIIPPAPGVLCAYGDATTRLRDEASRTFVRRVSETTDEELIGLLDELTQTASQSLLGEGLLPSQQSVQFQIDVRYRGQGMRLTLPVTRDEFVRDGIAGVTQRFDAMHTQLFTFALDAAHEVVNLRAVVQGPETKVRAGQLPRGNGDPVEAVIDEAMVFVDGADRHARIYDRARLKAGDRVPGPAIVCQMDTTTLILPGHTGEVDAVANILIRPNA